The DNA window aagaagacgacgaagaAGACAGCGGATCGTTATCTCGATCTCTAATTAGAAGCTTCTCCAAAGGAATTTGAATCGGCTGCACGATTGCCGAATCTCGACCGTCGATTTCCGCTCTTTCAACCTGACGTTCCTCAAACAGAAGCTCGGAATCGAAAACCGGAAACGCAGGAGCGATCAAACCGCCACGAAATATATCAGAATCACCAGATTTCTGGAGCGAGACGAATTCAAAATCATCGTCATCTGCCTGATCCTCTGCTTTCTTCAGCGACGGCAATAGATCAAAATCGAATGAAGAACAGCCGCTTGAGAACTCGCCGCCGGCTCTTCTAGCGGCATCTGCCGTTGCTCCGCTGGAGTAACTATTGAAGCTCGGACACATTCCGAAATCTTCTTCTTGCATTTGCAGAGACATGGCGTTTCCTCTTTCAGAGTTTGTTTGCAATGACTAATGGAGAGTGTCGAGTTTGGGaatgagaaaaaggaatcGAGTGGTTTATATATAACAtatgtagaaaaaaaaaaaaaatacaaaattaaaataagattaaacttgcaatttaaaattatatataaatttaataggcaaagtctttaaaattatttgatatttttagaacttatttttttttccaaataaatttaatagataaatttaattagGTTGGTAGAAAGTAAAACCAAACTAAATTTAAGGAGATTcgacaaatttttatttatcatccATATCCAAATGAAAACGACATAGTTTTGGgaataaactaatttatttaatctacaaaaaagaattaagttttttttttaataaataatttaaaagaatattgtaTTAATCcataaaacaaattgaaaaatttatgaatttattaaatatttttaaaaatatgtattcCATTCAACccaacattaaataatataatattttttttcttcatttaatatttgacccatattcttttttcttttttttttttactaataaaaacaaaataaaaatagcatgaaaaaaaaaaacatttaaattgattattagACATTTACACCTGTCAAGCGTGTGAATTTGCAACTTTACGAAAAGAGGACGAGTGTAATCTTAAATGcagatttaaaaattgttttgttttcatcatACACTCATCCAACGGCTGTGAGACGGTGGTTGAATTTGTACGGACGAGATATAAGAATATTTGAGAAATCTAGAaggggaaaataaaaagaataaaataaggGGTTGACACGTGTCAAACCGTGTCCGAGATCCTTCCCTTTACTTCACGAACACGTCGGACGCCCATAACGGAAGAAACACGTGGGCTTCTTTTCGACGTCGGAGtgctttcctttatttattacaaattcggatgaattttcttttcaatttttattatatttttaattaaattattatggtaaattttgaatctaaaaaaaaaaaaatatataatatggtatttgataaattaatattaaattgttgtGACCAACATGACAAtagtaatataattttcaaagaCTTTACAtgtgttaatttaaaaacgaTTTTGTTTAACCTAAAGTATTTTACCAAagttttaacaaaataaaaaaataaaaaatagaaaagtgattttacataaattaataaataattagatttaataaaaaagctTAAACACGTTAAGATTCTCCACAAaagttttttacttttgtaaaGCCCGAATCAAGAATAAGCCGTCAAAGaatttattaactatttttaattaaaaatggattttaaacacaaataaatatatatatatatatatatatggattcTTAAAATTACAGGGATAGGTTGCTTtattttctagattttttaTGACTCCAATGTatattttgagtataagctctcatggttttggtTTGTATTTCTCAAAAAGTCTCATAATAGTATTCCCTattcgatgatgaaagtcccatttcgactaatttagggaatgatcatggatttaccagggaggaatactaacttcattgggatgaggctttttgggaagcccaaagcaaagccacgagagattatgctcaaagtggacaatatcattccATCGTGGAGAGTCtctctaacatggtatcagagtcatgctataaacttagtcgtgccaatagattggtaaatcctcaaatatcgaacaaagaactcaaaaaaaaaaaaaaactcgaaggcagtaaaaaatgactaagactccaaaggagtcgagactcgattaaggggaggcgcattttgttcgaggggaggtgttggatgatgaaagtctcacattagctaatttagggaatgatcatgggtttataagtgaacaatatcataacatcggctaatttaaggaatgatcatgggcaagtagacaatatcataccattgtggagagtcgtgtttgtctaacattacccacttataaacccatgacctTTCACTAAATTAACTAACGTGACTCACGGCCAATAATCTTCAACCGTTTTTacacacttttaaaaaataaaataaaataaaataaataatgatttggtTCCCCGGtttgatatattattataattataagagGATTTAATTATCTCAAATTGTGGAATCTTATAACAATGGAAAACATGTTGTGCTTGTcaattttatgtatattaAATTGAGATTGCAAAATTCTATGTAtccattttaatatattttatttaaagccTGCCTTATAAAAGTGAAACGTGTAATCAAAATTTACAGggagatattttatttttgtttatagttTATATACGGGATGATTTTAGTCtctaaaaaattagttaatttattaaaaataattatcaaatttgtttttttttaaataataatataaacgttaaatttttaaataatatttttaaactttcagaaaaaaacgaagatattttacttttaatataatatctcatttaaaatatttgtattaatacgcttaaaagtaatttaaaaagttgacCTTTAAAAAACGCGATAAATTAGCGATATATCTTCCGATTAACTCGAGATCCAAAATATCGCGCATGGACCCcactttccttttctctcGTAGCTTTACCTTCCATTTGACAGAAACGTCGGTTCTTATTCGAAGTTCATCCCTCAACTCTGTAACGAATAAGAAAAGTTTTGGTTTCTCGTGGGCATTTAATCGCGTTCTCTGAACAGCTTGAATCCTGGATCGTTTTCGTGGGAAACAAGGAGATCGTTTTCGTCGTTTTGCTACATTCCAGATTGATCGCCTGATGAATCTGTGTCATTTCTGTTGATTTGGATTCGGTTCTGATATCTTCATCGCTGGAGATACTGAGGTTCGTTAATCGTTCAGTTTCTGATCAAGTTTAGTATGGAATTCAGCTAGTTTAATCTCCGCTACttgttttctcaaaatttcccCCTGCCTTGTTGTTCTGTTGAGCTTGCAACTTGTTTTATATGGAATCGGTGTGTatttttatgttcattttgATTCTCTCACCTTAATTTTTAGATTCCGGACGTGCCAGATGAATGGTTGATAATGCGATGTTTCATTAAGATGGTGGATAGATTCATTCGGAATAGAACTTTTCGCATTTAGGACagaaacaataaatgaaagaaatgagCGTTAGGGATCGGCTAACATACGTCGCTTGAAATTGATTTGTTTGCTTCCTACATCATTTGTTGATTAATTTATAGTTATTCATATATAAACGCGCATGTCTAAACCATTCCTTCCAGATTGACCATTACTCTAATCAATTGATTCAATTCCATTCGATTCCTGGTCATTAGTTTtcttagatgaacacgactctccacggtagtatgatattgtccactttgagcataagctctcatgattttgctttgggcttccccaaaaggcctcgtaccaatggagatagtattcctcgattataaacccactcctaccaatggagatatttAGGGAATTtttcctcgaacaaagtacgtctctccttaatcgaggctcgactcctttttcttttggagtcttagtcattttttactatgccttcgaggaggctcggctccttttcttttggagtcctttgttcgaaatttgaggatttaccaatctattagcacgactaagtttagggcataactttgatactatgttagatgaacacgactctccataatggtatgatattgtacactttgagcataagctcttatggctttgctttgggcttctccgaaaggcctcataccaatggagatagtattccttgattataaactcataatcattccctaaattagccgatgtggaactttcatcatccaacaagtTTTAGGTTTTCGAAGTTTTTATTGGACGGAATGCACATTCCTTTGGTTGTCAATTGCACAGATTAGACTCCTGGTCACAACCTTGGGATGGTGAATGCCATACTTGGCTGGAGAATCATGCCTTCATATAGTGAAATTGGCCCATCCAGAAGGACTCGAGGAGCCGATTATGCCTATTTTATTACGTGAAGTTCTCAATGGGTGTTGGGAATTGCTTGGCACACACTTGAACTTGCCCCGTTTTCCAAGTTCTACCTATGAAGGTAATTATAATATCAGATTAATCCAGAGGAACGAGATAtgtatcaattaaatttatattggGATCGTCAAGTTCACATTTCTCTTTTACTAGCATTGATTCAGacaaaaattcaattctaTACTCATGCATCCTTTCTTACTTGACCATGCCCTGAATATTTGCTTTTGATGCCATGCAGAAAGAGTATATTCGTGGAGTGAATGCCTGGAATTCCAACCTCAATGATTTGAGAAGTCAGGGTGCCCTCGTATGTAACTTTCTTTAGAAAGAAGCGGCATGCTGTCTACTTCATGCTCTGActaattttgttcttgatttggaTGAAGTAATGCTCTGTGTTTCAACTTTTTGCCAGCAGATTCAGGATCATGCAGGTAACGGATGTGGGAGTAAATGAAAGGCAAGAAGATAAATAGGAGTTTGGCTTACATGCAAGAGAAGACATTAGTGGAAAAATTGGCTGTTCCAACACTACACCTAGCTGTGAGTTCTCCTTGCCTAATAAGTCAATCTTTATTTGGTATCAATCTTTATCTGCAGTGGTGGACATGTAGAATNCTTGCCTAATAAGTCAATCTTTATTTGGTATCAATCTTTATCTACAGTGGTGGACATGTAGAATAGCACAGCTATTACACAAAATCATGTTTGCAGGAAGAAATTAATAAGTCAATCAAGTATCTGGAACAAATCTCTGGTAGTTTTCGTTTTCcatttctcatcatttttccCATCTAAGCCCCTATGCTATTCTTTGGCTCAAGTTAAACTTTTAAGTCGATACAGGCATGAACATAGAGTCAGCTGAGTTGAGCATGAGTGACTTTATGCAGGTATGGCCTTTTTGGGtgtttgttcttttaattatttctaacTGAATATTTTGTGTCCTGTGGTTTCTTTTTAGTCAATAAATTCATGCATCTTTCTGATTTTCTcttgaatgaagaaaaagggaaccttcatttcatttttccagattgaaatatagaattttgtggtatttgttctttaggAGAAGagtatataatattaaaacaacTGAAGTGCTCATTCTCAACAATAACTGAATACACTGAAGACGTTTCTTTTACTTTACTAGTATACTATACATCAATTGATGAACCAAGAAACAATGAATTAAgctttcatttcaatttcatgtgAGGCCagaaaactaattaaaatagtaTGTATCACGAAGCATAGGTTGTTTGGTGTACTTGAACATGTAACGTAGCTGCTACTGCTACATTCGACtggacagttactcggttGTGCGATACATTAGTTAAGGCATGGTTTGGAAATACCTGAACTTGACCTTGACCCTGACCCTGAGTCTGCTCCATCTCCAATGAGTACCCTACATATTTTATGAGGTTACGAAATAACAATAGGCTTGAGAAATCAACCGTCCAAGTCGTTCCATTTGCCCTTGTGGATCCTCTTCCCACCGTCGTTTTAACCACCATCCCACGAACATTATTTCTATCTACCACCACTTGATCAATTCTAGTGAAGGGAGTCTTGGATTCATCCAACTCAACTATTTTCACCCCTGTATAATCTCCTGAGAACATGTTATCCACAATATTCAGTCCACTTATTACTCCTCCTATTGATTTCAGTACAACCAATGCATTCCCTAAGAAGAAGCATCCTGTTATATGCACTTGAACTGGGtcctccaccaccactccTGTGTAATCCAAGTAGCAATTCACTATCCTTGTTTGTGTAAAACCAGGCGACCCCACGTAAATTCCGATCCCACCCAATCCCCTCGCCTTGTTGTAGCAATGTACTCCCATTAACACATTTGCTTGTCCCAACACCATCACTCCAATCTCTGCCGAGTATATTACTATGTCCCTCAACACATTGTCATTTCCCATCATTTTCACTCCGATCCCTGAGAAGTCCTTTTCACCTCGGTCTCCACCCATGTTGATGTGCTGCCCAATGAATGAGTTTCTTATGTAACTTTCATGCCCACCTTCAATTACTATCCCTTCGCTCATGAAGTGTGATATGTAGCAGTTATCTACTGTAGTTCTCAGTGAGTTGACAATGGCTATCCCACCTCCTCTGAAATTGCAGTTTAACATCAAGTCCTTGAGTGTGATATATTCATACATTACAGAGGGTGACGACGACCTTAATTCTATAAGATGGCCATCACTTGGAAAAGAATCCGATGCACGTAGTGATCCTCCATGTATCTGTCCACATGTAAACGTATTCTTATTATATTGTATCATAGGTAGTTGAGAAGAGAGGGGGTGTAGTATCATATAATAGGTACCATGAAATTGCCAGCGGCTATNTTATATTGTATCATAGGTAGTTGAGAAGAG is part of the Cucurbita pepo subsp. pepo cultivar mu-cu-16 chromosome LG03, ASM280686v2, whole genome shotgun sequence genome and encodes:
- the LOC111790926 gene encoding polygalacturonase QRT3-like → MNPRSYASASWPFIAFVYAVTISEFVILSESSYSTSYEDRFMRRLDPSRLHSYQYNGLSSASPSHTYPSQSHLTPISGSRVYHVVAYGADPTGESDSTEAIEKAISDAFRYPTDAHLMKGILDLGGSQIHLDGGTYKISRPLRLPDLAAGNFMIHGGSLRASDSFPSDGHLIELRSSSPSVMYEYITLKDLMLNCNFRGGGIAIVNSLRTTVDNCYISHFMSEGIVIEGGHESYIRNSFIGQHINMGGDRGEKDFSGIGVKMMGNDNVLRDIVIYSAEIGVMVLGQANVLMGVHCYNKARGLGGIGIYVGSPGFTQTRIVNCYLDYTGVVVEDPVQVHITGCFFLGNALVVLKSIGGVISGLNIVDNMFSGDYTGVKIVELDESKTPFTRIDQVVVDRNNVRGMVVKTTVGRGSTRANGTTWTVDFSSLLLFRNLIKYVGYSLEMEQTQGQGQGQVQVFPNHALTNVSHNRVTVQSNVAVAATLHVQVHQTTYAS